A region of Flocculibacter collagenilyticus DNA encodes the following proteins:
- a CDS encoding cytochrome C assembly family protein: MELTATFTVITSLLYLFSAGLVIFKLFDTDGPNLKWVYLSAFSSISIHAILLANQVVTDVGQNLSLINVASLACLLIVIASTLGSLKARSTLLLPAVYSFASLLIFTTLFFPKNIMVMQLAGNMVLIGHIALSFLAYCVLVIATLYAVQYQYINHKLKSRDVRIAYSHLPPLMQVEQQQFKLLVMGTLLLTTALATGFWFLHDMFAKEIAHKTVLSLVAWAVFVTVIWGHKFGGWRGRSTVTGTVVGAAILTLAYFGSRFIREVVIG; this comes from the coding sequence ATGGAATTGACTGCTACCTTTACAGTTATTACTAGCCTCCTATATTTGTTTTCAGCTGGCTTAGTTATATTTAAATTATTTGATACCGATGGCCCAAATCTGAAATGGGTTTATTTAAGCGCATTTTCTTCTATTAGTATTCATGCCATTTTACTTGCTAATCAAGTTGTAACCGATGTTGGCCAAAACTTAAGCTTAATCAACGTTGCCTCTCTAGCCTGTTTGCTTATTGTAATTGCCTCAACGTTAGGCTCATTAAAGGCGCGAAGTACCTTGTTATTACCAGCAGTGTATAGCTTTGCTTCGCTACTCATTTTTACCACTTTATTCTTTCCAAAAAATATTATGGTGATGCAATTAGCAGGTAACATGGTGCTAATTGGGCATATCGCATTATCATTTTTAGCGTATTGTGTACTTGTTATCGCCACTTTGTACGCTGTGCAGTATCAGTATATTAATCACAAATTAAAGTCTCGTGATGTTAGAATTGCCTACAGCCATTTGCCACCGCTTATGCAAGTTGAGCAGCAACAGTTTAAGCTACTTGTAATGGGTACATTGTTGCTTACTACTGCATTAGCAACTGGTTTTTGGTTTTTACATGATATGTTTGCTAAAGAAATTGCGCATAAAACGGTATTATCGTTAGTGGCATGGGCAGTATTTGTTACTGTAATTTGGGGGCATAAATTTGGCGGTTGGCGTGGTCGCTCCACGGTAACGGGCACAGTTGTTGGCGCAGCAATATTAACGTTGGCCTATTTTGGTAGTCGATTTATTAGGGAAGTTGTTATTGGATAA
- a CDS encoding DNA-J related domain-containing protein — protein MHSEILISCLEDYLSFNYGDHQEFDVIKALQQPPYNIFAVDALSGSEQLFKTHFVLYNALYLLADRWRASEFATIELALTKITVKEYQKVTNDVEQSTMHKLIEKNSVRSFYLDWENFSLTKADIDDLLSQFWQKFYRYSNNQEWLSNTDLHNADLNLLGLSVPISQRDLKANYKKLAHQHHPDKNGDAELFKQIQSAYVRTLKRVSFSNHFTS, from the coding sequence GTGCACAGTGAAATATTAATAAGTTGTTTAGAGGATTACCTGTCGTTTAATTATGGTGACCATCAAGAGTTTGACGTGATTAAAGCGTTACAGCAGCCGCCATACAATATTTTTGCTGTAGATGCATTATCAGGTAGCGAGCAATTATTTAAGACCCATTTTGTGTTATACAATGCGCTATACCTGTTGGCTGACCGTTGGCGTGCAAGTGAATTTGCTACTATTGAACTGGCGCTAACAAAAATAACCGTTAAAGAATATCAAAAGGTTACTAATGATGTAGAGCAAAGTACGATGCATAAATTAATTGAAAAAAATTCAGTCAGAAGCTTTTATTTAGACTGGGAAAACTTTTCTTTAACTAAGGCTGACATTGACGATTTGTTGTCACAATTTTGGCAAAAGTTTTATCGGTACTCTAATAATCAAGAATGGTTAAGCAATACAGACTTGCACAATGCAGATTTAAACTTATTAGGGCTCAGTGTTCCTATTTCTCAACGTGACTTGAAAGCGAATTACAAAAAGCTAGCACATCAGCATCACCCAGACAAAAATGGAGATGCAGAATTGTTTAAGCAAATTCAGTCGGCTTATGTTCGAACATTAAAGCGTGTCTCTTTTTCTAATCACTTTACTTCATGA
- the trmD gene encoding tRNA (guanosine(37)-N1)-methyltransferase TrmD, whose protein sequence is MSDQQPKNDCKLWIGAVSLFPEMFSAITEQGVTGRAVRNGTIAFNCWNPRDYATDKYKTVDDRPYGGGPGMLMMVEPLRKAIHDAKIAAGPNAKVIYMSPQGRTLDQAGARELAKHQRLILVAGRYEGIDERLIQSEIDEEWSIGDYVLSGGELPAMTLIDAVARLVPGVLGHQLSAEEDSFSDGLLDCPHYTRPELLNGEGVPSVLLSGNHEKIRLWRLKQSLGRTWLRRPELLKNLALTDEQEKLLNEFKQEHKQQN, encoded by the coding sequence GTGTCGGACCAACAACCAAAAAATGACTGTAAACTATGGATTGGCGCTGTAAGCTTATTTCCAGAAATGTTTTCAGCCATTACAGAGCAAGGTGTAACGGGAAGAGCGGTTCGTAACGGAACGATTGCCTTTAACTGCTGGAATCCTCGGGATTATGCGACTGATAAGTATAAAACCGTTGATGACCGACCTTACGGGGGCGGGCCTGGTATGTTAATGATGGTAGAGCCATTACGTAAAGCCATTCACGATGCAAAAATTGCTGCTGGACCAAATGCAAAAGTGATTTATATGTCTCCTCAAGGGAGAACATTAGATCAGGCAGGCGCAAGAGAGTTGGCAAAGCACCAACGATTAATTCTTGTTGCAGGCCGTTATGAAGGTATTGATGAACGCTTGATACAAAGCGAAATTGACGAAGAATGGTCAATTGGTGATTATGTATTAAGCGGTGGTGAACTACCTGCAATGACCCTAATTGATGCTGTAGCGCGATTAGTGCCAGGTGTGTTAGGACATCAGTTGTCGGCCGAGGAAGATTCGTTTTCTGATGGCTTGTTAGATTGTCCACACTACACAAGACCCGAATTATTAAATGGCGAAGGGGTGCCCTCAGTATTATTGAGTGGTAACCACGAAAAAATCAGACTATGGCGGCTGAAGCAGTCATTAGGAAGAACGTGGTTAAGGCGTCCTGAATTATTGAAAAACCTAGCTCTGACTGATGAGCAAGAAAAATTGTTGAATGAGTTCAAACAAGAGCACAAGCAACAAAACTAG
- the rplS gene encoding 50S ribosomal protein L19 — MSKVSQNIIKAIEEEQLKQDVPAFGAGDTVVVKVKVKEGEKERLQAFEGVVIAKKNRGLHSSFTVRKISNGEGVERVFQTHSPLVDSIDVKRRGDVRRAKLYYLRERSGKSARIKEKLN, encoded by the coding sequence ATGTCAAAAGTAAGTCAAAATATCATTAAAGCAATAGAAGAAGAGCAACTAAAGCAAGACGTTCCTGCTTTCGGCGCTGGTGACACTGTTGTTGTAAAAGTAAAAGTTAAAGAAGGCGAGAAAGAGCGTCTACAGGCTTTCGAAGGTGTTGTAATCGCTAAGAAAAACCGTGGTCTTCACTCTTCTTTCACTGTACGTAAAATTTCAAACGGTGAAGGCGTTGAGCGTGTTTTCCAAACTCACAGCCCGTTAGTAGACAGCATTGACGTTAAACGTCGTGGTGATGTACGTCGCGCTAAGCTTTACTATTTACGCGAGCGTTCAGGTAAATCTGCACGTATTAAAGAAAAGCTTAACTAA
- a CDS encoding sensor domain-containing protein has translation MIKNNSRVLKRNALIIYAVIIIFTVGLLSVVYSNATSVKRDTLQFIDKYLPTLNLIREMGANLSEQERLIYEYYASQDSQLYTINFSNINQEIKQQAVTLSQLLDGQLPHQEIKAEQTELQELVKQFHINMDSNATDWDLARELLVNITDSRKNISRMLGALENETAHKVEIKYQDVVTQLNNTNLFVFSYSLIIFLLALIVGRYLLAYQSASEKANRLAQFAERTPNPIISINDAGQITYFNPATDSLLKALKLSHEELQKSVLNMIEKFFVNKSNKTEDVISFEHIMMTKTFSCQLHWLKDLNQYDLHITDITERKVAENQLQFQAFHIQETGLKNKNKLLLDLSDQLTDKPEQHFSLCLVEIRQFNLLTSTNGLKAASEVSTQFAKCLASIFNHEQSNVHHPHSSQAPYQLSESVFAFYLPWLEGTDPSPDVHSSIEKHLESTISTRYGDFLIECDMGVSYYPDHGESIPTLLQRSRMALEHAITLEHINRIVFDHSFSQQLERTVFLTDSLRTAIASQELALFFQPQLALKNNKIVGFESLIRWQHQNNFISPAEFIPVAEHSGLIISLGEWILNRACEVAAQWVDQFDSKLVIAVNISPRQFRHPDFIEHVKNALQRHQLPPHNLELEITEGVIMHNEEDVIEQLHALKAIGVQLSIDDFGTGYSSLAYLKQFPIDKLKIDQSFVKDSHNNKADQAIIRTIVDLGKNLDVQLIAEGVEEQAHVDYLKSIQCDELQGYWFSRPLNVEDATELLENHEVK, from the coding sequence TTGATAAAAAATAACTCAAGAGTTTTAAAGCGAAATGCATTAATTATTTACGCTGTCATCATCATTTTTACGGTTGGGCTACTTTCCGTGGTATACAGTAATGCTACTTCTGTGAAACGTGATACGTTGCAGTTTATTGATAAGTATTTACCTACATTAAATTTAATTCGAGAGATGGGCGCCAACCTCTCTGAACAAGAACGACTCATATATGAATACTACGCTTCACAAGACAGCCAGCTTTATACAATTAATTTTTCCAATATTAATCAAGAAATAAAACAACAAGCCGTCACACTCTCTCAATTGCTGGATGGACAACTCCCTCACCAAGAAATAAAGGCAGAACAAACTGAATTACAGGAATTGGTAAAACAATTTCACATTAATATGGATTCAAATGCGACTGACTGGGATCTCGCGAGAGAATTACTCGTCAACATTACTGATTCGCGCAAAAATATTAGTCGTATGTTAGGAGCATTAGAAAATGAAACAGCACACAAAGTAGAAATAAAATATCAAGATGTTGTTACTCAGTTAAATAACACAAACCTTTTTGTGTTCAGCTATAGCTTAATTATATTTCTACTCGCACTTATCGTTGGCAGATATTTATTGGCTTACCAATCTGCCAGTGAAAAAGCGAATCGATTAGCACAATTTGCCGAACGAACACCAAATCCAATTATCAGTATTAATGATGCTGGCCAAATTACCTACTTCAATCCAGCAACAGATTCATTACTAAAAGCGCTTAAGTTGTCGCATGAGGAATTACAAAAAAGCGTGTTGAATATGATTGAAAAGTTCTTTGTAAATAAATCAAATAAAACTGAAGATGTGATTAGTTTCGAACACATCATGATGACTAAAACCTTTTCTTGTCAACTTCACTGGTTAAAAGATCTCAATCAATACGATTTACACATTACAGATATTACCGAACGTAAAGTCGCCGAAAACCAATTACAATTCCAAGCATTTCATATTCAAGAAACAGGTTTGAAAAATAAGAACAAACTGCTGCTCGATTTATCCGATCAACTAACAGATAAACCTGAACAGCACTTTTCTTTATGCTTAGTCGAAATACGTCAATTCAACTTACTAACATCCACTAACGGATTAAAAGCAGCGAGTGAAGTTTCAACCCAGTTTGCCAAGTGTTTAGCTAGTATATTTAATCACGAACAAAGTAATGTTCACCATCCACATAGCTCACAAGCTCCGTATCAACTAAGCGAGTCAGTATTTGCCTTCTACTTACCTTGGCTTGAAGGCACAGATCCATCACCCGATGTTCACAGCAGCATTGAAAAACACCTTGAATCCACTATTTCAACGCGCTACGGGGACTTTTTAATTGAATGTGACATGGGGGTGAGTTATTACCCAGATCACGGCGAATCGATACCAACGTTGTTACAACGCAGCCGAATGGCACTTGAACATGCAATTACCCTTGAGCACATCAATCGCATTGTATTCGATCATTCATTTAGCCAACAACTCGAGCGAACTGTCTTCCTAACCGACTCACTGAGAACCGCAATCGCTAGCCAAGAGTTAGCCCTTTTCTTCCAGCCACAACTCGCATTGAAAAATAACAAAATCGTTGGCTTTGAATCTTTGATCCGTTGGCAGCATCAAAATAACTTTATCTCGCCAGCTGAGTTTATTCCCGTTGCCGAGCATTCGGGCTTGATCATTTCACTCGGTGAGTGGATTTTAAATCGCGCATGTGAAGTAGCTGCACAATGGGTCGACCAATTCGATTCAAAATTAGTGATTGCCGTCAATATTTCCCCACGGCAGTTCAGGCATCCAGATTTTATTGAGCATGTTAAAAATGCCTTACAACGGCATCAGTTACCACCGCACAACTTGGAATTGGAAATTACCGAAGGTGTCATTATGCATAACGAAGAAGATGTTATTGAGCAACTTCACGCACTAAAAGCGATTGGCGTTCAATTATCTATTGATGATTTCGGCACTGGTTATTCATCATTGGCCTATTTAAAACAATTCCCAATCGATAAATTAAAAATAGATCAGTCGTTCGTGAAAGATTCACATAATAACAAAGCTGATCAAGCCATTATTCGCACTATTGTGGATCTAGGAAAAAACTTAGATGTACAACTTATCGCCGAAGGTGTTGAAGAACAAGCCCACGTAGATTACTTAAAAAGCATTCAATGTGACGAATTACAAGGCTACTGGTTTAGCCGCCCGTTAAATGTAGAGGATGCGACGGAGCTACTTGAAAATCATGAAGTAAAGTGA
- the ffh gene encoding signal recognition particle protein, whose product MFENLSERLTKTLKNISGRGRLTEDNIKETLREVRMALLEADVALPVVREFVKKVKERAVGVEVSKSLTPGQVFVKIVQQELESAMGEANEELALNQQPPAIIMMAGLQGAGKTTSVGKLAKFLKERKKKSVLVVSADIYRPAAIKQLETLANDVDVEFFPSSTDQNPVDIANAAIAHARKKFIDVVMVDTAGRLHVDEQMMDEIKALHAAINPIETLFVVDAMTGQDAANTAKAFNEALPLTGVILTKADGDARGGAALSIRHITGKPIKFIGMGEKTDALEPFHPERIASRILGMGDVLSLIEEVERKVDKDKAAKVAQKVMKGKGFTLEDFREQLVQMRSMGGMMSMLEKLPGAGQLPDAVTGQMGEKSFNQMEAIINSMTVKERERPDLIKGSRKRRIAAGSGTQIQDVNKLLKQFTQMQKMMKKMSGGGMAKMMKRMKGAMPGGMGGLGNMLGGGKFPK is encoded by the coding sequence ATGTTTGAAAATTTATCTGAACGTTTAACAAAAACACTTAAAAATATCAGCGGACGCGGACGTCTAACTGAAGACAATATTAAAGAAACCCTGCGTGAAGTACGCATGGCGTTGCTTGAGGCTGACGTTGCACTGCCTGTGGTGCGAGAGTTTGTTAAAAAGGTAAAGGAACGTGCAGTAGGTGTTGAAGTAAGCAAAAGTTTAACACCCGGCCAAGTATTCGTAAAAATTGTTCAGCAAGAGCTTGAAAGTGCTATGGGTGAAGCTAACGAAGAGTTAGCATTAAACCAGCAGCCACCTGCAATTATTATGATGGCAGGTCTTCAAGGTGCTGGTAAAACAACCTCGGTGGGTAAGTTAGCTAAATTTTTAAAAGAAAGAAAAAAGAAATCAGTATTAGTTGTTAGTGCCGATATTTACCGTCCAGCAGCAATTAAACAGCTAGAAACCTTAGCAAATGATGTTGATGTAGAATTCTTCCCAAGTTCAACAGACCAAAACCCGGTTGACATTGCAAATGCTGCAATCGCTCATGCCCGTAAAAAATTCATTGACGTAGTTATGGTCGATACCGCTGGTCGATTACATGTTGATGAACAAATGATGGATGAAATTAAAGCGCTACACGCGGCGATTAATCCAATTGAAACATTATTTGTTGTTGATGCTATGACGGGGCAAGATGCAGCAAATACGGCTAAAGCCTTCAACGAAGCATTGCCACTTACTGGTGTTATTTTAACAAAAGCAGACGGTGACGCGCGAGGCGGTGCGGCACTATCTATTCGCCACATTACTGGTAAACCGATTAAATTTATTGGTATGGGTGAAAAAACCGATGCCTTAGAACCTTTCCACCCAGAACGAATTGCTTCACGTATTTTAGGCATGGGCGACGTGCTTTCTTTAATCGAGGAAGTGGAACGTAAAGTAGATAAAGACAAAGCCGCTAAAGTTGCACAAAAAGTGATGAAGGGGAAAGGCTTCACGCTAGAAGACTTTAGAGAGCAGCTAGTGCAAATGCGTTCTATGGGCGGCATGATGTCAATGTTAGAAAAGCTACCCGGCGCAGGCCAATTGCCAGATGCAGTGACTGGGCAAATGGGAGAAAAATCGTTTAACCAGATGGAAGCGATAATAAACTCGATGACAGTAAAAGAGCGTGAGCGTCCAGATCTAATTAAAGGGTCGCGTAAACGTCGTATTGCTGCTGGTTCTGGCACACAAATTCAAGATGTGAATAAGCTTTTAAAGCAGTTTACTCAAATGCAGAAGATGATGAAAAAAATGTCAGGCGGTGGCATGGCAAAAATGATGAAGCGTATGAAAGGCGCAATGCCCGGTGGTATGGGTGGCCTAGGTAACATGCTAGGTGGCGGAAAGTTTCCTAAATAA
- the rpsP gene encoding 30S ribosomal protein S16, whose translation MVTIRLARGGAKKRPFYQIVVADSRNSRDGRFIEKVGFFNPVAQGQAEKLRLDLDRVEHWVGQGASMTDRVAKLVKDAKKAA comes from the coding sequence ATGGTAACTATTCGTCTAGCACGCGGTGGTGCTAAAAAGCGCCCATTTTACCAAATCGTGGTTGCAGATAGCCGTAATTCTCGTGACGGTCGTTTCATCGAGAAAGTAGGTTTCTTCAACCCTGTAGCACAAGGTCAAGCTGAAAAGCTACGTTTAGACCTTGATCGCGTTGAGCATTGGGTGGGCCAAGGCGCATCAATGACTGATCGTGTTGCTAAATTGGTTAAAGATGCAAAAAAAGCAGCTTAA
- a CDS encoding HlyC/CorC family transporter gives MDDIATSTLFIVLAVLIFISAYFSGSETGIMSINKYRLKHLVKEKHPGAIRVTKLLKRPDRLIGLILIGNNLVNIAASSIATIIGLRLFGDVGIAIATFALTLVVLIFAEVTPKTLAALHPEKVSFPSSLLLTVLLKFLFPVVIVINWITNGFLKLLGMSPQEIDEHNLSTEELRTVVNEAGALIPDRHQNMLVSLLDLDTIKVEDIMVPRNEIFGIDVNDDWKYIVKQLTNAQHTRLLLYRDNIDDAVGIIHARDALRLLMKDVLSKSSLLRAVRELYIIPEGTSLNTQLLKFQQSKERIGIVVDEYGDIQGLVTLEDILEEVVGDFTTTMKLTPSDEVKPQPDGSFLVDGSVNIRDLNKEMNWDFPIDGPKTLNGLILEYLEDIPQTKVSIRLADYPIEIIDVQGNRVKSARISPKLKKKKAHA, from the coding sequence TTGGACGACATAGCAACGAGTACGCTCTTTATTGTATTGGCCGTACTCATCTTTATTTCAGCGTATTTTTCTGGTTCAGAAACCGGAATCATGTCAATCAACAAGTACCGCTTAAAGCACCTTGTTAAAGAAAAACACCCTGGCGCGATCCGCGTTACAAAACTGCTAAAGCGACCTGATCGCCTTATTGGTTTAATACTAATTGGTAACAACTTAGTTAATATTGCCGCCTCATCAATTGCGACAATCATTGGTTTGCGTTTATTTGGTGACGTCGGTATAGCTATCGCTACTTTTGCGCTAACGCTTGTTGTTTTAATTTTTGCAGAAGTTACGCCTAAAACCTTGGCCGCTCTTCATCCTGAAAAAGTGTCATTCCCTAGCTCTTTACTGCTAACTGTACTGCTTAAGTTTTTATTTCCTGTTGTTATTGTTATTAACTGGATCACCAATGGTTTCTTGAAACTATTAGGTATGAGCCCGCAAGAAATTGATGAGCACAATCTCAGCACTGAAGAACTGCGTACTGTTGTAAATGAAGCGGGTGCACTGATTCCTGATCGTCACCAAAATATGTTAGTCAGCTTATTAGATTTAGACACCATTAAAGTAGAAGACATTATGGTACCGAGAAATGAGATTTTCGGTATCGATGTGAATGATGATTGGAAATACATTGTTAAGCAGTTAACCAATGCGCAGCATACTCGATTACTTCTGTATCGTGACAATATTGACGATGCAGTAGGTATTATCCACGCTCGTGATGCATTACGATTATTGATGAAAGATGTACTGTCTAAGTCCAGCTTATTACGTGCGGTACGAGAGCTTTACATTATTCCTGAAGGCACCTCGCTGAATACACAGTTATTGAAATTTCAGCAGTCTAAAGAGCGTATAGGTATTGTTGTTGATGAATATGGTGATATTCAGGGGCTTGTTACGCTAGAAGATATTCTAGAAGAGGTGGTTGGTGACTTTACCACTACGATGAAGCTGACACCAAGTGACGAGGTTAAGCCTCAACCAGACGGTAGCTTTTTGGTAGATGGTAGCGTTAATATTCGCGATCTAAATAAAGAAATGAATTGGGATTTTCCTATTGACGGACCCAAGACATTGAACGGATTAATTTTAGAATATCTTGAAGATATACCACAAACGAAAGTAAGTATTCGCTTAGCCGACTATCCAATAGAAATCATCGACGTTCAGGGTAACCGAGTGAAGAGCGCTCGTATTTCACCTAAGTTAAAGAAAAAGAAAGCGCACGCCTAA
- the rimM gene encoding ribosome maturation factor RimM (Essential for efficient processing of 16S rRNA): protein MTINTDNSGDKIILGKLGAPYGIKGWLKVTSYTDDPEGIFSYNPWLINKEGAWQSLEIVDWRRHNKSLIVRLSNVEDRDQAQAMTHVEIAVDADALPELEGNDFYWKDLIGMNVVNEKGYNMGSVIDLMETGANDVLVVKANRQDAFGQKERLLPFLMDDVIKNVDREEKQILVDWDPGF, encoded by the coding sequence ATGACTATCAACACTGATAACAGTGGAGACAAAATTATTTTAGGCAAACTTGGTGCTCCTTATGGCATTAAAGGTTGGCTAAAAGTAACGTCCTATACCGATGATCCCGAAGGGATATTTAGCTACAACCCTTGGCTAATAAATAAAGAAGGGGCATGGCAGTCTTTAGAGATTGTTGATTGGCGTCGTCATAATAAAAGCCTTATTGTGCGATTAAGTAATGTTGAGGATAGAGATCAAGCTCAAGCAATGACTCATGTAGAAATTGCCGTAGATGCTGATGCTTTACCTGAACTTGAAGGTAATGATTTTTACTGGAAAGACTTAATTGGCATGAATGTTGTGAATGAAAAAGGTTACAACATGGGCAGCGTTATTGACTTAATGGAAACTGGCGCTAATGACGTATTAGTTGTAAAAGCTAATCGTCAAGATGCATTTGGGCAAAAAGAGCGTTTGCTTCCATTCTTAATGGATGACGTGATTAAAAACGTTGACCGTGAAGAAAAGCAAATTCTTGTTGATTGGGATCCTGGTTTTTAA